One Podarcis raffonei isolate rPodRaf1 chromosome 18, rPodRaf1.pri, whole genome shotgun sequence genomic window carries:
- the GDF15 gene encoding growth/differentiation factor 15 — MPEASRLATSLWVLFLQSLLSGVVDLRPHGPQDTHPQLEAVKQSILERLGMEKPPSVRGALGQGGLQEAHLVYREMLAQLRANQTLPPAAKTVHTLRAKVKLLGHELAAGPGVNSDPLRPLYGLEVSRTAALSRDLHVFRAELSLSKKFSDVPGISQLNSTMLARVNIYRLAGGDGETATLLASQVVSRTTPVLNLRDAVGQWLAGPEPRLHLGLELPTDVASSVLEGREWLPLDIETQGHRQVRKRRQLDEECGKGDTKCCLRSLKVSFADIGWSDWVLAPSSYSMRFCEGSCPHNYKPASMHAQIKARLHSLSGETPAPCCVPAAYEPMVLMHYASDGKVVTQLFDDMIVTRCHCA, encoded by the exons ATGCCCGAAGCCTCTCGCCTTGCCACCAGCCTCTGGGTGCTGTTCCTGCAGTCTCTCCTGTCCGGTGTGGTTGACCTGCGACCCCACGGCCCCCAAGACACCCACCCGCAACTGGAGGCTGTCAAACAAAGCATTCTGGAGCGGCTTGGGATGGAGAAACCTCCCAGCGTCCGAGGGGCTTTGGGTCAAGGTGGGCTGCAAGAGGCTCACCTGGTCTACCGGGAGATGCTGGCACAACTCAGAGCGAACCAGACCTTGCCACCGGCAGCGAAAACTGTTCATACCTTGAGGGCGAAAG TTAAGCTTCTGGGCCATGAATTGGCTGCAGGTCCAGGGGTCAACAGCGACCCACTCAGGCCCCTATACGGCCTGGAAGTCTCCAGGACAGCAGCGCTCAGCCGGGACCTCCATGTCTTTCGGGCTGAGCTGTCTCTGTCCAAGAAGTTCTCAGACGTCCCCGGCATCTCTCAGCTCAACTCGACCATGTTGGCTCGCGTCAACATCTACAGACTGGCCGGTGGGGATGGAGAAACCGCCACGCTCCTGGCCTCCCAGGTGGTCTCAAGGACCACACCCGTCCTCAACCTCAGAGACGCCGTGGGGCAGTGGCTAGCCGGGCCCGAGCCGAGGCTCCATTTGGGTCTGGAGCTTCCCACAGATGTGGCTTCCTCCGTCCTGGAAGGGAGAGAGTGGCTCCCGTTGGACATCGAGACGCAGGGGCACAGGCAGGTCCGGAAGCGGAGGCAGCTGGACGAGGAGTGCGGCAAAGGCGACACCAAATGCTGCCTCCGCTCGCTCAAGGTCTCCTTCGCTGACATCGGGTGGTCTGACTGGGTGCTAGCACCTAGCAGCTACTCCATGAGGTTCTGCGAGGGTTCGTGCCCCCACAACTACAAGCCGGCCAGTATGCATGCCCAGATCAAGGCCAGGCTCCATAGCCTGTCCGGGGAGACGCCAGCCCCCTGCTGCGTCCCCGCCGCCTACGAACCCATGGTCCTCATGCACTACGCCAGCGATGGGAAGGTGGTGACGCAGCTCTTTGATGACATGATCGTCACACGTTGCCATTGTGCGTAG